Below is a genomic region from Nocardioides panacis.
GCGGCTCGGCGTCGACGACGAGGGATGGCGCGCCTCGAAGCGGGAGTGGAACGCCGCGATCGAGGAGTCCGAGGCCGTCGTCGCCTGAGCGACTCCCGGCGCGTCCTGCTCAGGATACGAACGTCGCCGATGATCACAGCGTGCAGTCTGGTCGTGGACAGGTCGCGGAGAGCCGGGTGCGCATGGTCGCCCAGCCCCAGAGCGTGCCGGCCGTGCGACGGTTCGTCGACGACGCGCTCACCACCTGGGGCTGTCTCGACCTGATCGACGACGTCAGCCTGTCGGTGACCGAGCTCGCCACCAACGCGACGCTGCACAGCCGCAGCAACTTCTTCGACGTCGAGCTGCGCTCGGACCCGTACGCCGTCCGGGTCGCGGTCGTGGACACCGGTGACATGTCCGCGGAGTCGATCGCGCTGCGCGCCGACGTCGGCCACCACCCCGACGTCACCGGCGACCTCGACCTGGAGTCGATGACCGGGCGGGGGCTGTTCATCGTCTCCTCGCTGGCCAGCAGCTGGGGCATCGACGACCTGCCGGGCGGCACCCGGGTGTGGGCCGACTTCGCGACCGGCGGCCGCCCGGATGGTGACCAGGGCGCCGTCTCCTCGCAGCCGCTGCTGTCCGGGTGGGGACGACCGGACCCACGCCTCGAGGTGGACACCGTGGTGATCCGGCTCGACGGCTGCCCGCCCGGCCTGCTGCTCGCGCACGACGACAACCTCGCGGACATCGCGCGCGAGCTGCGGCTGTACGGCGCCAGCCACGCCGACCCCGAGGCGTCCCGGTCGGCCGAGGAGGTCGTCGAGATCGTGCTGCTGTCCGCGCTGTCGTGGGACGCCGCGCGGGTGCTCGCGAAGCAGGCTGCCCGGGACGGGCGCCCCCTCGTCGACGTGGCGATCGCGAGCAACCCCGTGGAGCTGCCCCGGCGGGTCGCGGTGCTGCGCCGGGCCCTGCTGCGCGCCGAGGCGATGGCCGAGCAGGGCCTGCTGATGACGATGCCCGCCCCGGCAGCGGTCCAGGAGTGGCGGGACTGGGCCGAGGTCGAGATGGTCGAGCAGGCGTGCACCGGCCGGGCGCCGCGGTCGTTCGCCGGGCACCGCGAGGGCCTCGTCTAGACGCCCGCGGCCCCCTCCAGCGCGACGACCTCGTCGTCGAGGTGGGTGAGCAGCCGCTGCAGGCGCGGCACCGTGCGACGGCAGCCGGTCAGCCCGAAGCCCAGGTTCCCGGCGTAGGACGTGCAGGTGATGTTCAGACCCATCCCGTGGATCGGGATCGAGAGCGGGTACATGCCCTCGAGCCGGGCGCCGTTGGAGTGCAACGGCTCCTCAGGGCCGGGGACGTTGGAGATGATCAGGTTGAACGGCGGCCGGGCGACCCCGTCCATCTTGAGCATCGGGCCGAGGACCGCGGGGGCCAGGCCGAGCGCGCTCATCGCCAGGATCTGCGCCGGCGTCATCGCACCGAGCGCCTCCTTGCCCGAGACCATCGAGTCGTGGACCGACTGCAGGCGGTCGGCGGGGTCCGCCTGGTCGGTGCCCAGCCGGACCATCACCGAGCCCACCGAGTTGCCGCCCGACGCGGAGGCGCCCTGCGGTCCCTTGGCCTTGAGCGCGACCGGCACCATCGCCACCAGGGAGGTGTCCGGCAGCGCGTCGAGCTCGTCGAGG
It encodes:
- a CDS encoding ATP-binding protein, which gives rise to MQSGRGQVAESRVRMVAQPQSVPAVRRFVDDALTTWGCLDLIDDVSLSVTELATNATLHSRSNFFDVELRSDPYAVRVAVVDTGDMSAESIALRADVGHHPDVTGDLDLESMTGRGLFIVSSLASSWGIDDLPGGTRVWADFATGGRPDGDQGAVSSQPLLSGWGRPDPRLEVDTVVIRLDGCPPGLLLAHDDNLADIARELRLYGASHADPEASRSAEEVVEIVLLSALSWDAARVLAKQAARDGRPLVDVAIASNPVELPRRVAVLRRALLRAEAMAEQGLLMTMPAPAAVQEWRDWAEVEMVEQACTGRAPRSFAGHREGLV